The genomic stretch TCGTCGCGCATCTCGCACCAGGCGACCAATGTCCATACCTTGCCCCAGAACCACAGGCCGAGCGGCCTGATGTCGCGCGCGGTGCCGCGGCCGGCCTCGTCGCAATAGTCGATGGTCAGCACCTGGCGCTTCTCGACGGCGCGCTCGATCAGGTCGATCGCCTCACGGGCGGCGTCGCTGACCACCCACATCGGCGTGTGGATCTCGGTGCGGGCGATGCGGTCCTTTTCGGCGTCAGGCAGCACGGCGCCGATCTTGACCAGCGCCTCGTCGGCGGCCCGCGCCATGGCGGCGCCGCCAAAGGCACGCACCATGCGCGCGCCGGCAACCAGCGCCACGATCTCGTCACGGGTGAACATCAGCGGCGGAAGGTCGAAACCTTCCCTCATCATGTAGCCGACACCAGCCTCGCCATCGATCGGCACTCCGGTCGATTGCAGGTCGGCTATGTCGCGATAGATGGTTCGCTCGGAAACCTCGAGCCACGTGCCGAGCTTCTGGGCGGTGACCAGACGGCCACCCCGCAGATGCTGCACGATCTGAAAGAGCCTGTCGGCGCGGCGCATCGTTTGCTTCCCCAGTATTGTTGCTGGAGCGGCTCCTGGACCGGAGCCACTCCCAGACGACGTGCAATTACGGTTTCAGTCCTTCGCGCTTGCGCTGCGCGGCGACAAATTCCGCGCCAAAGGACAGTTTCTTCGTTGTCGGTGTCTTCGCATCAAGTACGCGCCAGAAGGGCGTGACGTCGTTCAGCGTCATGCCGCGCTCGAGGTCTTCCCTGGCGGCTTCGGCAACCGTGCGCAGATGATAGCCGATGGTCACCGGACATGTCACTTCGGCGCCGTGTTCGATGGCAAGAGCGGTGCGCAGCGCGCGGATATCCATCTCGACGCCTTTGGGAATCGAGCGGATGAAATCGTCGACCTGGCGGGCGGTCGGCACCAGCATAGGCTGGCCCTCGACCACGTCACCCACCGTGCGCGGCGTTGGTTTCACGCCGTTGATGCCGGGCGTGTTCAGCCTGTCGTTCCAACTTTTCATCGGTCGTTCTCTCGGGCCGGCCATGCGCACTATCTCACCATCGCACGTCCCTCCTGACAGCATACTGTCAGGAGGCTTCAGCATATTCCCTGGCAAACAGCGTCCGCATCTGCGCGAGATCGCCGCTTCTTTCGGGATAGAGCGTCTTCAGAAAGGCAAGGGCAAAGGTGCCTGGCGCCGAACCCGGCGCGGACACGATCCTGCCGTCGGCGACCGCATGCGGCACGTCCTGATAGTTGCCGTCGCCCGCATAGCCGGCTTCGTGTCCGTTGATCCAGTCGCGGCCATTGCTGGTATGTTTGGCTTGTTCGAATATGCCGGCCCGGGCCAGCGCCAGCGTACCGGCGCAGATGCCGCCGACGACACCGCCGCGCGTTGCGACGGCATTGAGCAATTCGGCGACATCCGGCGGCGCCTTGCCCGCCCAGTGGTCGGAACCGATGACGGCGACTGCGTCCAGATCGGCATTCTCGTCGACGCCGGCCGCACGGTCGGGCGTCAGCCGAAAGCCGCTGATTCCGGTCACCGGCTTGCCTTCTGGCGTCAATGACACGGCACGGGCGCCGAACCATTCAACCGCCGAGGCGGCCAGCAAGCCATATTCCCAGTCGGCAAAACCCTCGATGAAAAGGAAGCCGATTGTCTTCTGATCGGGCATAAGCTCGCTCCGTCCCCCAGCGCGCCGCAACTATATCTGGGCAT from Mesorhizobium sp. 113-3-3 encodes the following:
- a CDS encoding helix-turn-helix transcriptional regulator, translating into MRRADRLFQIVQHLRGGRLVTAQKLGTWLEVSERTIYRDIADLQSTGVPIDGEAGVGYMMREGFDLPPLMFTRDEIVALVAGARMVRAFGGAAMARAADEALVKIGAVLPDAEKDRIARTEIHTPMWVVSDAAREAIDLIERAVEKRQVLTIDYCDEAGRGTARDIRPLGLWFWGKVWTLVAWCEMRDDFRAFRIDRIASVVIAGRIFKPERGKQLADFYRAVERSEDYGMAPDRVARS
- a CDS encoding DJ-1/PfpI family protein, with the translated sequence MPDQKTIGFLFIEGFADWEYGLLAASAVEWFGARAVSLTPEGKPVTGISGFRLTPDRAAGVDENADLDAVAVIGSDHWAGKAPPDVAELLNAVATRGGVVGGICAGTLALARAGIFEQAKHTSNGRDWINGHEAGYAGDGNYQDVPHAVADGRIVSAPGSAPGTFALAFLKTLYPERSGDLAQMRTLFAREYAEAS